From Myxococcota bacterium, one genomic window encodes:
- a CDS encoding FAD-dependent monooxygenase encodes MRVLDSLGLREALEAVSVRPEAIHFRLFESGEILHEVPQGKVYQERYGVPYFHVHRADLHGILASAVEAASPECVHLGAHAKAFAETAEGVTLQLADGRCFEGDVLVGADGIKSAIRAGILGSTEANWTGNAAWRATVETKRLPDDFMETVVSNFVGPRKHMVVYYLRRGELVNMVGVVENDAWREEAWNVKAPWEELKADFAGWCDTVQTLIDVVPKDACYRWALFDRVPVDDWSTDRATLLGDSAHATLPFMASGAAMAIEDARVLQRALDQESSVAAGLQCYQRNRFERTARVVNGSTAMQAAYHQPDAEAFRQQFAAVRSAESKGDTPPDQWLGEYDANSVELV; translated from the coding sequence GTGCGCGTACTCGACTCCCTCGGACTCCGGGAGGCGCTCGAAGCGGTCAGCGTCCGCCCCGAGGCGATCCACTTCCGCCTGTTCGAGAGCGGCGAGATCCTCCACGAAGTGCCGCAGGGCAAGGTCTATCAGGAGCGCTACGGGGTTCCCTACTTCCACGTCCATCGCGCCGACCTGCACGGGATCCTCGCCAGCGCCGTCGAGGCCGCGTCGCCGGAGTGTGTCCACCTCGGTGCCCATGCGAAGGCCTTCGCCGAAACCGCGGAGGGCGTCACGCTGCAGCTGGCAGACGGCCGCTGCTTCGAGGGCGACGTGCTCGTGGGCGCGGACGGAATCAAGTCCGCAATCCGTGCCGGGATCCTCGGTTCGACCGAGGCGAACTGGACAGGGAACGCCGCCTGGCGCGCCACGGTCGAGACGAAGCGGCTGCCCGACGACTTCATGGAGACCGTCGTCTCGAACTTCGTCGGTCCCCGCAAGCACATGGTCGTCTACTACCTGCGTCGCGGAGAGCTCGTGAACATGGTGGGCGTGGTCGAGAACGACGCCTGGCGCGAAGAGGCCTGGAACGTCAAGGCGCCCTGGGAAGAGCTCAAGGCGGACTTCGCGGGCTGGTGCGACACCGTCCAGACGCTGATCGACGTCGTCCCCAAGGACGCGTGCTACCGCTGGGCCCTCTTCGATCGCGTTCCCGTCGACGACTGGAGCACCGATCGGGCGACCCTCCTCGGCGACTCGGCGCACGCCACCCTGCCCTTCATGGCCTCGGGCGCCGCGATGGCCATCGAAGACGCACGCGTCCTCCAGCGCGCACTCGACCAGGAGAGCTCGGTCGCGGCGGGTTTGCAGTGCTACCAGCGCAATCGGTTCGAGCGAACCGCGCGCGTGGTGAACGGCAGTACGGCGATGCAGGCCGCCTATCACCAGCCCGATGCCGAGGCCTTCCGACAGCAGTTCGCCGCAGTACGCAGCGCGGAATCGAAGGGCGACACCCCGCCCGACCAGTGGCTCGGGGAGTACGACGCGAACAGCGTCGAACTCGTCTGA
- a CDS encoding FAD-dependent monooxygenase has translation MTEIPVLIAGGGPVGLILALELEHRGVRALLVERNPSTTRHPKMDVTNGRSMEHFRRLGIADEIRAHGVPTDHPMTVVWATRAAEWELARFDYPSVDWGRDIIHYVNDGSLPLEPDMRISQVILEPVLKGILEKRAEHVTVRFGWGLESFEQDAEGVTAVIRSSETGETETVRCAYLAGCDGAGSVTRAGLGIPLHDLSVRDLMRESGGAWSALTGMLKGLLRGQRPPDGRMYMIHFTSTDRAFFERFGTSWHIQSPIAGTIISQNDVDTWTIHVPLTSGVDADAIDPRAFLFEMLGEEIDCEIVVANPWRPRLSLADRYGEGRVWLAGDSAHQVIPSGGYGMNTGVGDAVDLGWKLAALLEGWGGPELLPAYESERRHVGERNRRASARHTSVRMRIAQAHRPVVHEDSPRGEVARGELGARIQELGNLENEALGIEIGYRYDDSPIVCTEPGQRPSYAMERYLPTTWPGARLPSLILSDGRAVLDLLGKGFTLLRMADVDTAPLERAAGERGVPLSIVDLRDEKARTLYERALILVRPDGHVAWRGDAAPNDALAMIDRVRGAHASPG, from the coding sequence TTGACCGAGATTCCCGTACTCATCGCCGGCGGCGGCCCGGTGGGGCTGATCCTGGCCCTCGAGCTGGAGCATCGAGGGGTGCGGGCGCTGCTCGTGGAGCGGAACCCGTCGACGACGCGCCACCCCAAGATGGACGTCACCAACGGGCGAAGCATGGAGCACTTCCGGCGGCTCGGGATCGCGGACGAGATCCGTGCTCACGGCGTCCCCACCGATCATCCCATGACGGTGGTGTGGGCCACGCGCGCTGCAGAGTGGGAGCTGGCGCGCTTCGACTACCCGAGCGTGGACTGGGGTCGCGACATCATCCACTACGTGAACGACGGGTCGCTCCCGCTCGAGCCCGACATGCGGATATCGCAGGTGATCCTCGAGCCCGTCCTCAAGGGCATCCTCGAGAAGCGCGCCGAGCACGTGACCGTGCGATTCGGCTGGGGCCTCGAGAGCTTCGAGCAAGACGCGGAGGGCGTCACCGCCGTGATCCGGTCCAGCGAGACCGGGGAGACCGAGACGGTCCGCTGCGCGTACCTCGCCGGATGCGATGGCGCCGGGAGCGTGACGCGGGCTGGGCTGGGAATTCCACTCCACGACCTGTCGGTTCGCGACCTGATGCGCGAATCGGGCGGCGCGTGGAGTGCGCTCACCGGCATGCTGAAGGGGCTGCTCCGCGGACAGCGCCCGCCGGACGGCCGGATGTACATGATCCACTTCACGTCGACCGACCGCGCGTTCTTCGAGCGCTTCGGGACCAGCTGGCACATCCAGTCGCCCATCGCGGGCACGATCATCTCGCAGAACGATGTCGACACCTGGACGATCCACGTCCCGCTGACATCGGGGGTCGATGCCGACGCGATCGATCCACGCGCCTTCCTCTTCGAGATGCTCGGCGAGGAGATCGATTGCGAGATCGTCGTCGCGAACCCGTGGCGACCTCGCCTCTCCCTCGCGGATCGATACGGAGAGGGCCGCGTGTGGCTTGCGGGCGACTCCGCCCACCAGGTGATTCCCAGCGGCGGTTACGGCATGAACACGGGCGTCGGCGATGCGGTCGATCTCGGCTGGAAGCTCGCCGCGCTCCTCGAGGGATGGGGCGGGCCGGAGTTGCTTCCCGCGTACGAGTCCGAACGCCGCCACGTCGGTGAGCGCAACCGGCGGGCCTCGGCGCGGCACACGAGCGTTCGCATGCGGATCGCCCAGGCCCATCGTCCGGTGGTGCACGAGGACTCGCCGCGGGGCGAAGTCGCGCGAGGCGAGTTGGGCGCTCGGATCCAGGAGTTGGGCAACCTCGAGAACGAGGCCCTCGGCATCGAGATCGGCTACCGCTACGATGATTCGCCGATCGTCTGCACGGAGCCGGGGCAGAGGCCTTCGTATGCGATGGAGCGCTACCTCCCGACGACCTGGCCGGGTGCGCGGCTGCCGAGCCTGATCCTCTCGGACGGCCGCGCCGTATTGGACCTCCTGGGAAAGGGTTTCACGCTGCTTCGCATGGCGGATGTCGACACCGCCCCGCTCGAGCGCGCCGCAGGGGAGCGGGGCGTTCCCCTGAGCATCGTGGACCTCCGCGACGAGAAGGCACGCACGCTCTACGAACGCGCGCTGATCCTCGTTCGCCCGGACGGACACGTGGCCTGGCGCGGGGACGCGGCGCCGAACGACGCCCTGGCGATGATCGACCGGGTGCGTGGCGCCCACGCCTCTCCGGGGTAG
- a CDS encoding haloalkane dehalogenase, whose translation METIRTPDDRFENLSDYPFAPHYTEIEDGEGGKLRVHHVDEGPADGEVILCLHGNPSWSYLYRNMIPVFVDAGFRVIAPDLVGFGRSDKPTRMSDHTYSRHVRWMSAWIEELDLTCNLFCQDWGGLIGLRIVSESPERFRRVVVGNTSLPDGGRMQIGKADEMRATYDALPVVPTDELVKRFLTKGEAPGYWYWRKYAAESPEFTVAAALAGDPGGSTPEILAAQEAPYPDDRYMAALRGFPTMAPIFPDDPELEANRAAWARLATFERPFRTSFSDNDYVARPGDESSFQERIPGAKHVDHVTLEGGGHFLQSPEVAEEMISFIRRYPVDA comes from the coding sequence ATGGAAACGATCCGCACCCCCGACGATCGCTTCGAGAACCTGTCCGACTACCCGTTCGCACCGCACTATACGGAGATCGAAGATGGGGAAGGCGGCAAGCTGCGCGTTCATCATGTCGACGAAGGGCCCGCCGATGGCGAGGTCATCCTTTGCCTGCACGGCAACCCCAGCTGGTCGTATCTCTATCGAAACATGATTCCTGTCTTCGTCGATGCCGGGTTTCGGGTGATCGCGCCCGACCTCGTGGGCTTCGGCCGTTCCGACAAGCCGACCCGGATGAGCGACCACACCTACAGCAGACACGTCCGCTGGATGAGCGCGTGGATCGAAGAGCTCGATCTCACGTGCAACCTCTTCTGCCAGGACTGGGGCGGACTCATCGGGTTGCGGATCGTCTCCGAATCTCCCGAGAGGTTCCGGCGCGTGGTCGTCGGGAACACGTCGCTCCCCGACGGCGGGCGCATGCAGATCGGCAAGGCCGATGAAATGAGAGCGACCTACGACGCGCTACCGGTCGTCCCGACCGATGAGCTGGTCAAGCGCTTCCTGACCAAAGGCGAGGCGCCCGGCTACTGGTACTGGCGCAAGTACGCGGCCGAATCGCCCGAGTTCACCGTCGCCGCCGCGCTCGCGGGAGACCCGGGAGGATCGACCCCGGAGATTCTCGCCGCCCAGGAGGCGCCCTACCCCGATGACCGCTACATGGCAGCGCTTCGTGGATTCCCGACGATGGCACCGATCTTCCCGGACGATCCGGAGCTCGAGGCCAACCGAGCGGCCTGGGCTCGGCTCGCCACATTCGAGCGCCCGTTCCGGACGTCGTTCAGCGACAACGACTACGTCGCGAGACCCGGTGACGAGTCGAGTTTCCAGGAGCGCATTCCCGGCGCGAAGCACGTCGACCACGTGACCCTCGAGGGCGGAGGGCACTTCCTGCAGTCGCCCGAGGTCGCCGAGGAGATGATCTCGTTCATTCGGCGCTACCCGGTGGACGCGTAG
- a CDS encoding polysaccharide deacetylase family protein — MDLSGKRLTLSFDNGPFPDVTPGVLDALRDRDLRASFFVCGKDATVPERRDMMERARSEGHWLGNHTQTHTIELGTTDDANVARDEIGKAQDALGDLSEPERWFRPYGGGGILGTNLLSRPALDYLCAGAFSVVLWNSVPRDWEAPDRWPEVALEQTAGQDWTLMVVHDIPTGAMKALPRFLDTALEAGVEIVQEFPPDCVPVLRGSVERSLNDVVAGLD, encoded by the coding sequence ATGGATCTGTCGGGCAAGCGCCTCACCCTCAGCTTCGACAACGGCCCGTTTCCGGATGTCACGCCCGGCGTCCTGGACGCCCTTCGCGACCGTGATCTCCGCGCGAGCTTCTTCGTCTGCGGAAAGGACGCAACGGTCCCCGAACGACGCGACATGATGGAACGCGCGCGCTCCGAGGGCCATTGGCTCGGAAACCATACGCAGACCCACACCATCGAGCTGGGCACGACGGACGACGCGAACGTCGCGCGCGACGAGATCGGCAAGGCGCAGGACGCACTCGGAGACTTGAGCGAGCCCGAGCGCTGGTTCCGTCCGTACGGCGGTGGAGGCATCCTCGGAACCAACCTGCTCAGCCGACCGGCTCTGGACTACCTGTGCGCCGGCGCGTTCTCGGTGGTGCTCTGGAACAGCGTTCCCCGAGACTGGGAGGCACCCGACCGCTGGCCCGAGGTCGCGCTCGAGCAGACCGCCGGCCAGGATTGGACGCTGATGGTCGTCCACGACATCCCGACCGGGGCCATGAAGGCGCTTCCCCGTTTCCTCGACACCGCCCTCGAGGCGGGCGTCGAGATCGTCCAGGAGTTCCCGCCCGACTGCGTTCCCGTCCTGCGCGGCAGCGTCGAGCGTTCGCTGAACGATGTAGTCGCAGGACTCGACTAG
- a CDS encoding VOC family protein yields MERPSRMHHHAYVSRDLEATRAFYEEILGLPLAATWCESEFGNNYCHVFFELEDGSSLAFFQFEKTEVTEEHASLASTSPFDHVALLATDGLQADVAERARLAGLETVLVDHGYCRSLYLRDPDGLIVELTVDHPDAVSAAASIRSRARASLDRWLAGDTTDNNDFRRSPQE; encoded by the coding sequence ATGGAACGCCCTAGCCGGATGCACCACCACGCCTACGTGTCTCGCGACCTCGAAGCCACCCGTGCCTTCTACGAGGAGATCCTCGGGTTGCCCCTCGCGGCGACCTGGTGTGAGTCCGAATTCGGAAACAACTACTGCCACGTCTTCTTCGAGCTCGAAGACGGCAGCTCTCTCGCTTTCTTCCAGTTCGAGAAGACCGAAGTCACCGAAGAGCACGCGTCCCTTGCATCGACCTCACCGTTCGACCACGTCGCCCTCCTGGCCACGGACGGGCTCCAGGCGGACGTGGCCGAGCGCGCCAGGCTCGCTGGTCTGGAAACCGTCCTCGTCGACCACGGCTATTGCCGGTCGCTGTACCTCCGGGACCCGGACGGCCTGATCGTCGAGCTCACCGTCGACCACCCCGATGCCGTCTCGGCGGCGGCTTCGATCCGGAGTCGTGCGCGCGCATCGCTCGACCGATGGCTCGCGGGCGACACGACGGACAACAACGACTTCCGCCGCTCTCCACAGGAGTAG
- a CDS encoding TetR/AcrR family transcriptional regulator: MPSSDPRSTRVNAKAAETRLRLVEAAVGEFADKGFGGASTRGIASRAGVALASLPYHFKTKEALWKAAADHLFGIFREQFVRRIEGLDGVDALTRSRLLLRDFVVFSAAHPELHRFLLQDGSERTARLEWLVAEHVRPMFSLTRELADELASTGYPAPMDAEQRFYAMIGAAATVFAASAQVELVTGEDPFAKERIEAHADAIVALFYPAPSERSSAVNPR; the protein is encoded by the coding sequence ATGCCGTCCTCCGACCCGCGATCGACACGCGTCAACGCCAAGGCGGCCGAGACGCGGCTCCGGCTTGTCGAAGCCGCGGTCGGCGAGTTCGCCGACAAGGGCTTCGGCGGGGCCTCGACGCGGGGAATCGCGTCGCGTGCGGGCGTCGCGCTCGCCTCGCTGCCCTATCACTTCAAGACGAAGGAAGCGCTGTGGAAAGCGGCGGCCGACCACCTCTTCGGGATCTTCCGAGAGCAGTTCGTCCGTCGGATCGAGGGACTCGACGGTGTCGACGCCCTCACGCGCTCGAGACTCCTGCTCCGGGACTTCGTCGTGTTCTCCGCCGCGCACCCCGAGCTCCATCGCTTCCTCCTGCAGGACGGATCGGAGAGAACGGCGCGACTCGAGTGGCTCGTGGCCGAACACGTACGGCCCATGTTCTCGCTCACACGGGAACTCGCCGACGAGCTTGCCAGCACCGGATACCCCGCCCCCATGGACGCGGAGCAGCGCTTCTACGCGATGATCGGCGCGGCGGCGACGGTCTTCGCCGCGTCTGCGCAGGTCGAACTCGTCACCGGCGAGGACCCGTTCGCGAAGGAACGCATCGAGGCACACGCGGACGCGATCGTCGCGCTCTTCTACCCGGCGCCTTCGGAGCGCTCCTCCGCAGTGAATCCACGGTGA
- a CDS encoding helix-turn-helix domain-containing protein, with the protein MGLGEQETSGVLGALSNATRRWVVDELDARDRQSLFELHTRLIEKYGLAQSRQGFSRHLATLEEAGIIEVEWSGSTKLHSLNRAPIQALLVGWLRKFEESSE; encoded by the coding sequence ATGGGCCTGGGGGAGCAGGAGACCAGCGGAGTTCTCGGCGCGCTCTCGAACGCGACGCGCAGGTGGGTGGTCGATGAGCTGGACGCACGCGACCGACAGTCTCTCTTCGAGCTGCACACGCGCCTGATCGAGAAGTATGGCCTCGCCCAGTCCCGTCAAGGGTTCTCGCGGCACCTCGCAACGCTGGAGGAGGCCGGAATCATCGAGGTCGAGTGGAGCGGGAGTACGAAGCTGCACTCGCTGAATCGGGCACCGATCCAGGCGCTACTGGTGGGATGGCTACGGAAGTTCGAGGAGTCGAGTGAATGA
- a CDS encoding VOC family protein: MKIWVMSVFVDDQAKALDFYTTLLGFEKKEDIPLGAHRWLSVVSPESRDGVELLLEPSEHPAVPPYKEALVADGIPSVSFQVNDLAADHERLAAAGVEFVQAPMDAGTTRIAVFNDTCGNLVQLVERLD; the protein is encoded by the coding sequence ATGAAGATCTGGGTGATGAGCGTCTTCGTGGACGATCAAGCGAAGGCATTGGACTTCTATACGACGCTGCTGGGGTTCGAGAAGAAGGAGGACATCCCTCTCGGCGCACACCGGTGGCTTTCCGTCGTGTCCCCTGAAAGTCGGGACGGTGTCGAGCTGCTCCTCGAGCCGAGCGAGCATCCGGCCGTGCCCCCCTACAAGGAGGCTCTCGTCGCCGACGGGATCCCCAGCGTGTCCTTTCAGGTGAACGACCTCGCGGCCGACCACGAGCGGCTCGCGGCGGCGGGTGTCGAGTTCGTTCAGGCTCCGATGGATGCCGGGACGACGCGCATCGCAGTCTTCAACGACACCTGCGGGAATCTCGTCCAGCTGGTGGAGAGGCTCGACTAG
- a CDS encoding neutral/alkaline non-lysosomal ceramidase N-terminal domain-containing protein — MRSLSLPRPALRNLMVSLLLSTVALMGLRCPFEELLLVGVCKRDITPVSPGLVAAYEAKFGGTAVVNHTDPVYLAGFGNDRQATGYNDQLWARGLVLQGRGGRIAIVSVDLIGYFNAEVNTIRALVDPESDIDYLALSSTHQHEGPDTLGIWGADQVTSGLDPGYIDFVNASVANCVDEAADNLKLGRIKFATTDSVGLSLGIDAEDDGEGVADSRVLVDDDLIAPATEGRITDPRLSILQVTERRWPRRPLATLVNFASHPESLGSNNTLVTSDFPHYAREAIEASVGGTAIWVSGDLGVLQGPLDIDVEDPDTGQPAVRRTFRWAEVHGQQLAERVVSAIPHKKGKARVHLEYASDPAVPVRLDNPFFRFFIATGVLPSDGLYTNGVPDASVGFPFPPPFDPIPQALGEDIQTEVGVFRINEASFAVVPTELDPQIGEVYRDAMVGAEHTFILGLGNDEIGYQLPAEKFDPSCETCAPFILAGATELCPLFPNIDCNTVFQNNVGVEVDPTISGAILPLIDDLHD, encoded by the coding sequence ATGCGATCGCTCTCCTTGCCGCGCCCTGCGCTCCGCAATCTGATGGTTTCGCTGTTGCTGTCGACCGTCGCGCTGATGGGTCTTCGCTGCCCCTTCGAGGAGCTGCTCCTCGTGGGCGTCTGCAAGCGGGACATCACCCCCGTCAGTCCGGGTCTCGTCGCCGCGTACGAGGCGAAGTTCGGCGGCACGGCCGTCGTGAACCACACGGACCCGGTCTATCTCGCCGGCTTCGGCAATGACCGTCAGGCGACGGGCTACAACGACCAGCTCTGGGCACGGGGGCTGGTGTTGCAGGGACGGGGCGGGCGCATCGCGATCGTGTCCGTCGACCTGATCGGCTACTTCAACGCCGAGGTCAACACCATCCGGGCGCTGGTCGACCCCGAGTCCGACATCGACTACCTGGCGCTCAGCAGCACGCACCAGCACGAGGGCCCCGACACGCTCGGCATCTGGGGAGCGGACCAGGTCACGAGCGGTCTCGATCCGGGCTACATCGACTTCGTGAACGCCTCGGTCGCAAACTGCGTCGACGAGGCCGCCGACAACCTGAAGCTGGGTCGCATCAAGTTCGCCACGACGGACTCGGTGGGGCTCTCGCTGGGCATCGACGCCGAGGACGACGGCGAGGGCGTGGCAGACAGCCGCGTGCTCGTCGACGACGATCTGATCGCGCCCGCGACCGAGGGCCGCATCACCGATCCGCGTCTCTCGATCCTGCAGGTCACCGAGCGCCGTTGGCCCCGCCGCCCGCTCGCCACGCTCGTCAACTTCGCGAGTCACCCCGAGAGTCTCGGGAGCAACAACACGCTCGTCACCTCCGACTTCCCCCACTACGCGCGCGAAGCCATCGAGGCCTCCGTGGGCGGTACCGCGATCTGGGTGAGTGGTGACCTGGGCGTGCTGCAGGGGCCGCTCGACATCGACGTCGAGGATCCGGACACGGGCCAGCCCGCCGTGCGTCGGACCTTCCGCTGGGCCGAGGTGCACGGGCAGCAGCTCGCCGAGCGCGTCGTCTCCGCGATCCCGCACAAGAAGGGCAAGGCGCGGGTTCACCTCGAATACGCCAGCGATCCCGCCGTGCCGGTGCGACTCGACAACCCCTTCTTCCGCTTCTTCATCGCGACCGGAGTGCTGCCGAGCGACGGCCTCTACACGAACGGCGTCCCCGACGCTTCCGTCGGCTTCCCGTTCCCGCCGCCCTTCGATCCGATCCCGCAGGCGCTGGGCGAGGACATCCAGACCGAGGTCGGGGTCTTCCGGATCAACGAGGCGAGCTTCGCGGTGGTGCCGACGGAGCTCGATCCGCAGATCGGCGAGGTGTATCGCGACGCCATGGTAGGCGCGGAGCACACCTTCATCCTCGGGCTCGGCAACGACGAGATCGGGTACCAGCTGCCGGCGGAGAAGTTCGATCCGTCCTGCGAGACCTGCGCGCCGTTCATTCTCGCCGGCGCAACGGAGCTGTGCCCGCTGTTCCCGAACATCGACTGCAACACCGTCTTCCAGAACAACGTGGGGGTCGAAGTGGATCCCACGATCTCGGGAGCCATCCTGCCGTTGATCGACGATCTCCACGATTGA
- a CDS encoding HEAT repeat domain-containing protein — protein MRLASRLAGLVVLLCAFSAHGHIVYGTKTLRGFVVEAELVLRARVVSAGERVGASSPTGTASRPTVVAEVLEVLKGAYEGERVRFAQHGHGVATFSPGEEVLLFLLPIAKSRELEALARSGVVDWVSLQEHDDAYRLHEETRGVLLGAVRDYVSARDASDPALRRATVALLTSGDATWAASALRDLAIAPERSWIVEDDLSVLRGVLEDPNASMGVRAALLVELDRRGLVDAAPVWAGLLADDVPATDRITAIRAAAASAGASARPRLIALVGDPDPDVAAAAAAALGRPRDAAAVEPLEAALEHQATKVRMAAIRALGRIATPDAERVLAATAASHADPETRRRARAELAKGARATE, from the coding sequence ATGCGACTCGCCTCGAGGCTCGCGGGCCTCGTCGTCTTGCTGTGTGCGTTCAGCGCACACGGCCACATCGTCTACGGCACGAAGACGCTGCGCGGGTTCGTGGTCGAGGCCGAGCTGGTGTTGCGGGCCCGGGTGGTGTCGGCCGGCGAGCGCGTCGGCGCTTCGAGTCCCACCGGGACCGCGAGTCGCCCGACCGTCGTCGCCGAGGTGCTCGAGGTCCTGAAGGGCGCCTACGAGGGCGAGCGTGTGCGCTTCGCCCAGCACGGTCACGGGGTCGCCACCTTCTCGCCGGGCGAGGAGGTGCTGCTGTTCCTGCTCCCGATCGCCAAGAGCCGGGAACTCGAGGCTCTCGCCCGCTCGGGTGTCGTCGACTGGGTATCGCTCCAGGAGCACGATGACGCCTACCGGCTGCATGAGGAGACGCGCGGCGTCCTCCTCGGCGCGGTGCGGGACTACGTGTCTGCCCGGGACGCGTCCGATCCCGCGCTGCGCCGCGCCACCGTGGCGTTGCTGACCTCCGGCGACGCCACATGGGCTGCGTCGGCCCTGCGAGACCTGGCGATCGCTCCGGAGCGTTCGTGGATCGTGGAAGACGATCTGTCCGTGCTGCGCGGTGTGCTGGAGGACCCCAACGCCTCCATGGGCGTGCGCGCGGCCCTGCTCGTCGAGCTCGACCGACGGGGCCTGGTCGACGCGGCACCCGTTTGGGCTGGACTGCTCGCAGACGACGTGCCCGCGACGGATCGCATCACCGCGATCCGGGCGGCGGCCGCCAGCGCCGGGGCATCCGCGCGTCCGCGACTGATCGCACTCGTCGGGGATCCGGATCCGGACGTGGCGGCGGCCGCAGCAGCGGCGCTCGGTCGGCCCCGCGATGCAGCCGCCGTCGAACCCCTCGAGGCAGCGCTCGAGCACCAGGCGACAAAGGTCCGGATGGCGGCGATTCGCGCGCTCGGTCGGATCGCGACGCCGGACGCGGAGCGCGTGTTGGCCGCCACCGCCGCCTCCCACGCCGATCCGGAGACCCGGCGGCGCGCCCGCGCCGAACTCGCGAAGGGCGCACGCGCGACCGAGTGA
- a CDS encoding serine hydrolase, translating into MSRLRFEQGPVQGDVAPGFESVKRLYARETETMAERNTQLCVYHRGRKVVDLWRAAADDSGFSPDSLVNVFSSGKSLETIAMAHLVDRGLLRFDDRVESHWPEFASHGKESLRVADVMRHEGGMAAFDASLAPDDTLRERIKDNAIGRIVEGQKLRFRSESEPREYHAITRGWIANEIFRRVDPAGRTMGEYFRDEISGPLGADVRIGVEDRDVDRVSPVEMPSLRWQFLETLRPRALGRRIKLGFLQLIGRLLRLLWTGRNATSRSAPQPFTEMRSVLVFNDPIITAGETPSAGTKASARGLARVAALMAARGRWDGKDYLGSAAWEAAHAEPTEAHMILAPTDFTQGGVNRFSAAQAAKGDLGRALNAGREGFYGWMGLGGSIFQWHPEAEIGFAFVPTSLHAIDLCNERGKVYQAEVVRCVGSIAG; encoded by the coding sequence ATGAGCCGACTCCGATTCGAACAAGGCCCCGTGCAAGGCGATGTGGCACCGGGGTTCGAGTCCGTCAAGCGCCTCTACGCGCGAGAGACCGAGACGATGGCCGAACGAAATACGCAGCTCTGCGTGTACCACCGTGGCCGCAAGGTCGTCGATCTGTGGCGTGCCGCAGCCGACGATTCGGGGTTTTCCCCGGACTCTCTCGTGAACGTCTTCAGTAGCGGCAAGAGCCTGGAAACGATCGCGATGGCGCATCTCGTCGACCGCGGCCTGCTCCGTTTCGACGATCGCGTCGAGTCGCACTGGCCGGAGTTTGCCTCCCATGGCAAAGAGAGTCTCCGGGTCGCGGACGTGATGCGTCACGAAGGGGGCATGGCTGCGTTCGATGCGTCTCTCGCCCCCGACGACACACTACGCGAGCGTATCAAGGACAACGCGATCGGCCGCATCGTCGAAGGCCAGAAGCTCCGCTTCCGATCCGAGAGCGAACCCCGCGAGTATCACGCGATCACCCGGGGCTGGATCGCCAACGAGATCTTCCGCCGCGTCGATCCGGCCGGCAGGACCATGGGGGAGTACTTTCGCGACGAGATCAGCGGCCCGCTCGGGGCCGACGTGCGGATCGGCGTGGAAGACCGAGACGTCGATCGGGTCTCGCCCGTCGAGATGCCTTCGCTGCGGTGGCAGTTCCTCGAGACGCTGCGGCCGCGCGCCCTCGGGCGTCGCATCAAGCTCGGTTTCCTGCAGCTGATCGGGCGACTCCTTCGCTTGCTCTGGACCGGCCGGAACGCGACGAGCCGAAGCGCCCCACAGCCCTTCACGGAGATGCGCTCGGTTCTCGTCTTCAACGACCCCATCATCACGGCCGGCGAAACTCCGTCGGCGGGCACCAAGGCATCGGCGCGGGGCCTGGCGCGGGTTGCCGCCTTGATGGCGGCGCGAGGGCGTTGGGACGGGAAGGACTACCTCGGCAGTGCGGCCTGGGAAGCCGCGCATGCGGAGCCCACCGAAGCCCACATGATCCTCGCCCCGACCGACTTCACCCAAGGCGGTGTGAATCGCTTCAGCGCGGCCCAAGCTGCGAAAGGCGACCTGGGCCGAGCGCTCAACGCCGGCCGTGAAGGGTTCTACGGCTGGATGGGGCTCGGCGGCTCCATCTTCCAATGGCATCCGGAGGCCGAGATCGGCTTCGCGTTCGTCCCCACGTCGCTCCATGCCATCGATCTCTGCAACGAGCGCGGCAAGGTGTACCAAGCCGAGGTCGTGCGCTGCGTCGGGTCGATCGCGGGCTAG